The Streptomyces sp. NBC_00659 genomic interval GCTCGATCGCCTTCGCGCCCGGTGTCGGCGGCCCGCGGGACTACCGCGCGCCCGAGCCGTCCGAGGGCGACTTCGACGAGGACGACGAGGGCCACTTCGTTCCGCCCGAGCCGCCTCCGCTGCCCGCCGCGGACACGACCGCCAAGTTCGCCTGGCTCGGCGTACTCGGCGGCCCCGCGCTGCTTCTGCTGGCCGTCCTGTTCGGCTGGGACATGACCTGGTGGCTCACCTCCCTCGGCATCGGCGGTTTCCTCGGCGGCTTCGCCACCCTGGTGACGCGCATGAAGGACGACGACGAGGACCACGAGGACCCGGGGCGCGGCGCGGTCGTCTGACCACGGCCGCGCCTCGGCCCCGGATACGGCGGGAGGTTCCGGCCCGTCCCAGGACGGATGATCCGAGCCGCGCCCAGGACGGGTGATCCGAGCCGCGCTCAGGACGCGGGCACTCTGAGGGCGGCCAGTACGGGCAGATGGTCCGTGGCCGCCCTCAGGTCGTCCTCGCCCACGCCGGGCAGGCCGAGCGGCACTCCGCAGCCGAGGACCTCGATGCCGGGCGTGGCGAAGACGGCGTCGATGCGCCGGTCGGGGCCCGCGAACGTCCAGGTGTGTTCCCCGCCCCAGGGACGGGTCGCCCAGCCGTCCTGGAGCGCGCCCGCCAGACGGCGGAACGTCGGTCCTGTCGGGCGTTCGTTGAGGTCGCCGCCCGCGACGGCGTGCGGGGTGCCGAAACCGGCGAGACGGTCGAGGAGCAGGCCGCTCTGCTCGTAGCGCTCGTCCTTCTGGAGCGACAGATGGCAGCTCAGCACGCCGAGCCGGGCTCCGCCGAACCGCACGACCGCCGTGGCGAAGCCCCGCCGGTGCAGCCCCGGGGTGAGCGGGAGCAGGACGTCCTCGGTGCGCTCCACGGTGGCCCGCAGGGTGCACAGCAGCGCGGGCCCGGAGGCGGTGGCGCCTCCGGACAGGATGACGAGCCCGGAGGCGGCGGCAAGACGCGCGAGCTTCTTGCGCCAGCGGAAGAAGCGCGGCGCCTCCTGGACCAGTACGAGGTCCGGTGCGCAGGCGCTGATCACCCGGGCGAGCGCTGCGGTGTCGTCGCGCATCGAGCGGATGTTGTAGCTGAGCACGCGGATGACGGCCGAACCGTCGGATTCGGTGCGGGACGCGGGCAGCGGACTGGCGGAGGAGCTGGTCGGCATGGCGATCAAGATACGCGCCGGGAGCCCGCCGGAAGGGCCGAAGAACCACATGGCTCGCCCGCAGGGGGCACCGGCTGGTGGAGCGGTGCTCCTGACGCGCCGAGGGACCCCTCGATCGGGTGAGGCGGACGCCGGGGCGGGTGAACCGGCGGACACGGGGGGCGGCCCGCTGGTGTCCCGTGGAGTCGGGCGGGCGCGGCGGCCCG includes:
- a CDS encoding endonuclease/exonuclease/phosphatase family protein — its product is MPTSSSASPLPASRTESDGSAVIRVLSYNIRSMRDDTAALARVISACAPDLVLVQEAPRFFRWRKKLARLAAASGLVILSGGATASGPALLCTLRATVERTEDVLLPLTPGLHRRGFATAVVRFGGARLGVLSCHLSLQKDERYEQSGLLLDRLAGFGTPHAVAGGDLNERPTGPTFRRLAGALQDGWATRPWGGEHTWTFAGPDRRIDAVFATPGIEVLGCGVPLGLPGVGEDDLRAATDHLPVLAALRVPAS